CGTTTTCGAAAATTAAGTCATTCCAATCTATTTTATGTGTCAAATTAAACGCGTACGTTAAGTATAATTGCGAAGGTTGTCGAATTTCAAATGACGCGATTTTGATTGGTATTGCTGAATTTCTAGGggttatatttttagagtatTGACGCAgaagttttaagtttttgtggttataattttcttaatatgCGCACTTGAGTTCTTTTTCATCCAAACGGTTGAAGTCAACTGAAAATTTCGttcttaataattaaaatgcagcatTCCAAAACAATGTGACCAAGTACCAAGTAATTGTTCTTGCCGTAGCTGCAAGTGTTTCACTTCTTCTTAAAGATTATTTCATCGCTTTAGGTAGTACTaccaataataattgaataataacaATTGAACTATATTGATTATTTGGTTAAACTTCAGAAACTCGAAcgatgtgttttttttatttcgttgctaatgattattatagtattatacaATTAATAGTTTTTCAACAGAAAAGAAATGTTATAAAATCGATATTGAAACCTTGAAAAACGACCAAAATGTGGacaaaattaaacatataaagATATTTGAGAACTATTTGTGCAACtttcttattatatttttataaattataaccAAAAACTAGAAGAAcgtgaattttaaataaacgtGCAGAtggtaataatatttttcataatattcaaaatttggtTGCCGTTCTCTTAATAAGAAGAATATTTTTCCATAGTTGCGACTACTTTTTCCATAGAAGGACGTTCCCGTGGATCCGGATCCCAGCATTTTCTAATCAAACTTTTTATCTCATCCGAATTTTGAATGTCGAcgacaaaatatatatttggacGAAGACCTGCAGAGAAATCATTTGTTAGAttcttaattatatttcaaaagcaTCTTTACCTTCAATCACatcgaaatatataatatttctatGTAAGTATATTTCGTAGAACGGTTTCCTTCGGGACCTCACCTCCCACAGCATTATCCCAAAGCTATAGATATCGCACTTTTTGGTGTATTGCATCCCTTCCAAAatctatattaatttataaacatatcACTAAtttcgataaaaaaaaatttttatgaaatacaaACTTCTGGAGCCATATAATCAAAAGTTCCAACATATTGTGTCATATATGTACCCTCTGTCCTCACTGTTTCAGGTAGTCGAATCTTTAGGGTTTGATAATTGTTAAAAAGAAACAGATTCTTTGAAGTTATATTACGATGAATAATGTTGTGCTCATGCAGAAATTTGAGACCCTATAAATTCaaggaaaatattaataatggattcaaaaataatacaaccGAAATTTACCTTCGCGCAATGCAACACCCACATTAAAGAAAACGTTTCATATGCATTATTAACAATATTCACTGTACAATCATGCACGGCACTATAGAGAGTTCCGCAATCGGCATACTCCATAAGTTCAATAGGTCTTCTATTGTAATCAATGgatacacaaaataattttagaatattatcATGCTTTAGTTGTGaactaaaaatagttaatttttttgagTTGATCGAATAAAAAGGTATATATCTTTTAACTGCAATTATCTTTGATCCTTTCTCAGTTTTCCAGAGAGCCTTATATACTTCTCCAAGCGAGCCATATCCAATGAgctatttgaaatttttataaatagattttgataatttataatattatatattgtaaataccTCTCCTATAGTAATATTTTTCCATTCATCTTTCTGAATTGCATTCATATCTTCATCACTCAATTTGTTAACTTCATTTTTGTCTGGTAATTTCAGACTTAAGTTAGGCTCCTC
This window of the Drosophila albomicans strain 15112-1751.03 chromosome 2L, ASM965048v2, whole genome shotgun sequence genome carries:
- the LOC117563978 gene encoding mitogen-activated protein kinase kinase kinase 7-like translates to MQEIISNINNLYPIMDVEEPNLSLKLPDKNEVNKLSDEDMNAIQKDEWKNITIGELIGYGSLGEVYKALWKTEKGSKIIAVKRYIPFYSINSKKLTIFSSQLKHDNILKLFCVSIDYNRRPIELMEYADCGTLYSAVHDCTVNIVNNAYETFSLMWVLHCAKGLKFLHEHNIIHRNITSKNLFLFNNYQTLKIRLPETVRTEGTYMTQYVGTFDYMAPEILEGMQYTKKCDIYSFGIMLWEVRSRRKPFYEIYLHRNIIYFDVIEGLRPNIYFVVDIQNSDEIKSLIRKCWDPDPRERPSMEKVVATMEKYSSY